From a single Lolium rigidum isolate FL_2022 chromosome 7, APGP_CSIRO_Lrig_0.1, whole genome shotgun sequence genomic region:
- the LOC124676808 gene encoding F-box/kelch-repeat protein At1g30090-like, whose translation MRRVRVSSHQTPVQKLGDSQMKLTPKFRLAAASALPSPTLTSDIDQSSWETPLIPGLPDDAALNCLLRLPVEAHDACRLVSRRWHHLLADKARFFTQRKAMGFRSPWLFTLAFHRCTGKIQWKVLDLDCLTWHTIPAMPCRDRACPRGFGCIAIPSDGTLLVCGGLVSDMDCPLHLVLKYDVYKNRWTVMTRMLSARSFFGGGVIDGRVYVAGGYSTDHFELNSAEVLDPAKGAWKPVASMGINMASSDSAIMSGRLYLTEGCAWPFFSSPRGQVYDPKIDRWEAMPVGMREGWTGLSVVIDDRLFVISEYERMKVKVYDAEMDSWASVNGPPMPERIMKPLSVSCLDSKIVVVGRGLQVAIGHIKKQSGSGSGCNRRTSSYLICWQDVDVPRAFSDLTPSSSQILHA comes from the coding sequence ATGCGCCGCGTCCGAGTCTCATCTCACCAGACTCCTGTCCAGAAGCTCGGTGATTCGCAGATGAAACTGACACCCAAGTTCCGGCTTGCCGCAGCCTCTGCACTGCCGTCGCCGACATTAACCTCTGATATTGATCAATCTTCATGGGAGACACCCCTCATACCTGGCCTTCCGGACGACGCCGCACTCAATTGCCTCCTTCGGCTACCTGTTGAGGCCCATGATGCCTGCAGGCTCGTCTCTCGCCGGTGGCACCACCTCCTGGCCGACAAGGCACGGTTCTTCACGCAGAGGAAAGCAATGGGCTTCCGGTCGCCGTGGTTGTTCACCCTGGCGTTCCACCGTTGCACTGGTAAGATACAGTGGAAGGTGCTGGACCTGGACTGCTTAACCTGGCACACCATTCCTGCCATGCCGTGCCGGGACCGGGCTTGCCCCCGTGGGTTTGGCTGCATTGCAATCCCCAGTGATGGCACCCTTCTTGTCTGCGGTGGGCTAGTCTCTGACATGGATTGCCCATTACATTTGGTACTCAAGTATGATGTTTACAAGAACCGCTGGACCGTGATGACCCGGATGCTGTCGGCACGGTCCTTCTTTGGTGGTGGCGTGATCGATGGAAGGGTTTATGTTGCTGGGGGCTATAGCACGGACCATTTTGAGCTGAACTCAGCAGAGGTTCTTGATCCAGCTAAGGGTGCTTGGAAACCAGTTGCTAGTATGGGCATCAACATGGCTTCATCAGATTCTGCTATCATGAGTGGTAGGCTTTATCTCACTGAAGGTTGTGCATGGCCTttcttctcctcgcctagagggcAGGTGTATGATCCAAAGATTGACCGCTGGGAGGCGATGCCAGTTGGAATGCGTGAAGGGTGGACAGGATTGAGCGTGGTCATCGACGATCGTTTATTCGTCATTTCAGAGTATGAGAGGATGAAGGTTAAGGTCTATGATGCAGAGATGGATTCGTGGGCTTCTGTAAACGGCCCTCCTATGCCTGAGCGGATTATGAAACCTTTGTCCGTGAGTTGCCTGGACAGTAAGATAGTCGTTGTCGGCCGTGGTCTCCAAGTAGCAATTGGCCACATCAAGAAACAGTCAGGAAGTGGAAGCGGTTGTAATCGTAGGACTTCGAGCTACTTGATTTGTTGGCAAGATGTCGATGTTCCAAGGGCATTCAGCGATCTGACGCCTTCAAGCAGTCAGATCTTGCATGCTTAA
- the LOC124679239 gene encoding uncharacterized protein LOC124679239 — protein sequence MRYTQKRADPRITSPEVSLRKPSRDRSNRPAAMEALYLLGSLTTTLLTSTVLSLLLLLRLPFATRPAPGGGGARLYEGRVRHSRRRPAGHAFEYAVRYALVDLDLLPLPGYLSAADARRIASTSGPVRLLTVPKSVGYEQNPLSVYYCYDEAVQEQDEDLKMCIAEVTNTPWGEKVMFTFQPGSDLVAKPLHVSPFMDMLGNWSIRADAPGNNIYVAISVQHPTLGNYFTAALQAKLVGQTSDSVKLATFFWLMPHKVAAGIYWEAFRLWLKNVRFLDHPRYLSLSYRDEALKRDHEIRSSCSFLGQKPKANIESGGTTMTDERTENMNNQDYKDGGVSIRGRWCVWRDAQWPWC from the exons ATGAG ATATACCCAGAAACGAGCTGATCCTAGAATAACCAGTCCTGAAGTTTCCCTCAGAAAACCATCTAGAGATCGAAGCAACAGACCAGCAGCAATGGAGGCGCTCTACTTGCTGGGCTCCCTGACCACCACGCTCCTCACCTCCACCGtcctctccctcctcctactTCTCCGCCTCCCATTCGCTACCCGCCCTGCTCccggcggtggtggcgcgcgGCTCTACGAGGGCCGCGTCCGGCActcccgccggcggccggcggggcaCGCCTTCGAGTACGCCGTGCGCTACGCCCTCGTCGACCTCGATCTCCTCCCCCTTCCTGGCTACctctccgccgccgacgcccgccGCATCGCCTCCACCTCTGGCCCCGT GCGTCTCCTGACGGTACCCAAGAGCGTGGGGTATGAGCAGAACCCACTCAGCGTCTACTACTGCTACGATGAGGCGGTGCAAGAACAGGATGAAGACCTCAAGATGTGCATTGCTGAA GTCACAAATACTCCCTGGGGGGAGAAGGTGATGTTTACCTTCCAGCCGGGTTCTGATCTTGTTGCAAAACCTTTGCATGTCAGCCCTTTCATG GATATGCTTGGCAACTGGAGTATTCGTGCTGACGCCCCAGGCAATAATATTTATGTGGCTATTTCGGTTCAACATCCAACACTTGGAAACTATTTTACTGCAGCTTTGCAAGCCAAGTTAGTTGGGCAGACAAGTGACTCTGTTAAGCTAGCAACATTCTTCTGGCTGATGCCTCATAAGGTTGCTGCAGGGATATACTGGGAG GCCTTCAGGCTTTGGCTGAAAAATGTCAGGTTTCTGGACCATCCGAGGTACCTGAGCCTGAGCTACAGGGATGAAGCTCTGAAGCGCGACCATGAGATCCGCTCCTCATGCAGCTTCCTTGGTCAGAAACCGAAAGCAAACATCGAAAGCGGCGGCACGACGATGACCGATGAAAGGACAGAAAACATGAACAATCAGGACTACAAAGATGGCGGAGTGAGCATCAGGGGGAGGTGGTGCGTGTGGAGGGATGCTCAGTGGCCGTGGTGCTGA